From the Thermodesulfobacteriota bacterium genome, the window GGGTCGAACAGATACTCCAGGCGCTCCCGCGCCGTGAGCTTGCCCTGCTCGTGGTGCTTCGCCACCCGGTCGGCGCCGCCCCCCGCCTCGGCTTCCCGGTTCTTGCTCGCCAGGAGCTCGAACTTCTTCTCAACACTCATGGACGTCCTCCTTGCACCCCAAGATCCCGAGCCGCTCGGCCCCGGGAGTGTTCAGTACCCACCGTCGACGGCGCCAGCCTGCGACCGGCGGGTCACCCGATCGTGAGGATCACCGCGTCCTTGGCGACGTTCGCACCCTTGGAGGCGAGCACCTCCAGGACCACGCCGTCCACCGGGGCCTCGAGGCCGTTTTCCATCTTCATGGCCTCCAGCACCACCACCACGTCCCCGGCCTTCACCGGATCGCCGGCCTTGACCAGCACGTCCACCACCATGCCGGGCATGGGGGCACACACCTGCCCCCTGGCTCCGGCCGCCGGGGCCGCCGCCGGGGCAGGGGCGGCAGCCGGGGGCGGGGGAGCCGCCGGCTTGGGGGCGGGGGCGGGGGCGGCAGCGGCCGGGGCCACGGCGGTCACCATCGGGGCGCCGCCCACCCCCTCCACCGCCACCTCGAAGCACTCCCCGTCCACGAACACCTGGAAGGTGCGGGCGCCCGGTCCGGGGGCCGCCGCAGGCTTGGCGGCCTTCTCCTCGAGCTGGCCCGCCAGCGCCTTGCGGCACAGTTCCTGCTCCCGCTTGGCGTCCTCCAGGGTGCGGGGCTTCCACTCCGCCGGAGCCGGCTCCTTTCCTGCCCGCACGGCCAGGAAGCGCTTCCCGGTGGTGGGGAAGAGGGTGTAGAGGAGCAGGTCTGCCCGGTTCTTGGCGAGGTCGCCGATTTCGGCCTTGGCTTTCTCCAGCTCCGGCTCCAGGACGTCCGCGGGCCGGCAGGTGATGGGCTTCTCGCCCCGGGGGTAACCCTTGAGGGCCAGCTTCTGGAGCTCGGGGTCGATGGGCCCGGGGGGCTGGCCGTAGAGGCCGAAGCAGTAGTCCTTGACCTGCCCGGAGATCATCTTGTAACGCTCGGCGATCGCCCCGCCGGGCTTGCCCATGAGCACGTTCATCACCGCCTGCACTCCCACGATCTGGCTCGTGGGGGTGACCAGGGGAGGATAGCCCAGGTCCTTGCGCACCCGGGGCAGCTCGGCGAAGACCTCGTTGAGGCGGTTCTCGGCGCCGGCTTCCCGGAGCTGGTTGACCAGGTTCGAGAGCATCCCCCCCGGCACCTGGTGGATGAGCACCCCGATGTCCACCACCGCGAGCCGCGTGGTGTCGAGCAGGTGCCGGTACTTGGGGGCCAGGGACTCCAGGTACTCGGCGACGTCGTTGAGCGCCGCCATGTCGAGTCCCGGATCCCGCTCCGTACCCTGGAGCATGGCGGCAATGGGCTCGACCGCCGGGTGGCTCGTACGGCTGGCAAAGGG encodes:
- a CDS encoding pyruvate carboxylase subunit B; translation: MSKSAKNSLKITDLTFRDGHQSLFATRKRTEDMEAIAERVGQVGYHALEVWGGATFDTMHRFLGEDPWDRPRRLRRFIPKEIKFQMLLRGQNLVGYRNYADDVANAFVDQACEAGVEIFRIFDALNDERNFETAARAVKRNGQHFQAALSYTVTESRMGGAIFTKDYWIEKAKIFASMGADSICIKDMAGLLDPNDAAELVRAIKKATKLPLELHCHSTSGLAEYAFLKAIEAGVDIIDTCSAPFASRTSHPAVEPIAAMLQGTERDPGLDMAALNDVAEYLESLAPKYRHLLDTTRLAVVDIGVLIHQVPGGMLSNLVNQLREAGAENRLNEVFAELPRVRKDLGYPPLVTPTSQIVGVQAVMNVLMGKPGGAIAERYKMISGQVKDYCFGLYGQPPGPIDPELQKLALKGYPRGEKPITCRPADVLEPELEKAKAEIGDLAKNRADLLLYTLFPTTGKRFLAVRAGKEPAPAEWKPRTLEDAKREQELCRKALAGQLEEKAAKPAAAPGPGARTFQVFVDGECFEVAVEGVGGAPMVTAVAPAAAAPAPAPKPAAPPPPAAAPAPAAAPAAGARGQVCAPMPGMVVDVLVKAGDPVKAGDVVVVLEAMKMENGLEAPVDGVVLEVLASKGANVAKDAVILTIG